A stretch of Mesoplodon densirostris isolate mMesDen1 chromosome 7, mMesDen1 primary haplotype, whole genome shotgun sequence DNA encodes these proteins:
- the LOC132494282 gene encoding cytochrome b-c1 complex subunit 6, mitochondrial-like, translated as MGLEDEQRMLTGSGEPKEKEEEEELVDPLTTVREQCEQLEKCVKAWERLELCDEHVSSRSLTEEDCTEEVFDFLHARDHCVAHKLFNSLK; from the coding sequence ATGGGGCTGGAGGATGAGCAAAGGATGCTGACTGGGTCCGGAGAGcccaaggagaaggaagaggaggaggaattaGTGGATCCCCTAACAACAGTGAGAGAGCAATGCgagcagctggagaaatgtgTAAAGGCTTGGGAGCGGCTAGAGCTCTGTGATGAGCATGTATCCTCCAGGTCACTGACAGAGGAGGATTGCACAGAGGAGGTCTTTGACTTCTTGCATGCAAGGGACCACTGCGTGGCCCACAAACTCTTTAACAGCTTGAAATAA